Proteins encoded within one genomic window of Argiope bruennichi chromosome 7, qqArgBrue1.1, whole genome shotgun sequence:
- the LOC129975328 gene encoding uncharacterized protein LOC129975328, which yields MYTCHRSGYFSSKSKGLRHIKLAGSCKINSYCPAFISVKNCKETGQLHVKYFPTHVGHVFEVKHLRLCDKEKEKIAGQLITGVKISNILNNIAGTSSPTKRLAAWIHEMSALDPNPILMYKLPGEGSSEFPDLEKEDFILGFMNEAQEELFKIYGNEVLCIDSTHGTNKYNIQLTSLLIKDDNWEGFPVAFLWSNRQHETVFKYFFQKVKARVGDIKVNAFMSDDYKAFYNTWCAIFSKPNFYVLCDWHIKRALKKSLTSGATKVVNEKIPEILNRLYELINETDEATFKTLLNIFVSKILSDADTYNFGYYFIKNYCNRTEQWAACYRIDAKINTNMTVERWHKDLKYNSDLQGKCGGRLDKAIHSLLKNLRLKAVNFQV from the exons ATGTATACGTGTCACCGTAGTGGATATTTCAGCTCTAAGAGCAAAGGTCTTCGCCATATAAAGTTGGCAGGatcatgtaaaataaattcttattgcCCAGCTTTCATATCTGTTAAAAATTGTAAAGAGACAGGCCAGTTGCATGTGAAATATTTTCCTACGCATGTAGGCCACGTCTTTGAAGTAAAACATCTTCGGCTGTGTGACAAAGAAAAGGAGAAGATAGCTGGTCAATTGATTACAggtgtcaaaatttcaaatattttgaataatattgcaGGCACATCTTCACCAACTAAGCGTTTGGCA GCATGGATACATGAAATGTCGGCATTGGATCCGAATCcaatattaatgtataaattacCAGGGGAAGGCAGCTCTGAATTTCCTGATTTAGAAAAAGAGGATTTTATCTTGGGATTTATGAATGAAGCCCAGgaggaattgtttaaaatatacgGAAATGAAGTGTTGTGCATTGATTCTACTCATGGCACAAATAAATACAACATTCAACTGACCAGCCTGTTAATTAAAGATGATAATTGGGAAGGCTTTCCTGTTGCTTTTTTATGGAGTAACAGGCAacatgaaacagtttttaaatatttttttcaaaaagtaaaagctCGGGTTGGAGACATAAAAGTTAATGCTTTTATGTCTGATGACTATAAAGCCTTCTATAACACTTGGTGTGCTATTTTTAGTAAACCaaacttttatgttttatgtGACTGGCATATAAAAAGAgcactaaaaaaaagtttaacatctggaGCAACTAAAGTAGTAAATGAAAAAAtccctgaaattttaaatagattatatgAGCTAATTAATGAAACTGATGAAGCcacattcaaaactttattaaatatatttgtatctaaAATCCTTTCAGATGCTGACACATATAATTTtggttattattttatcaaaaattactgTAACCGAACAGAGCAGTGGGCAGCATGTTATCGCATTGATGCCAAAATCAATACCAATATGACTGTGGAAAGATGGCACAAAGACTTAAAATACAATAGTGATCTGCAAGGAAAATGTGGAGGACGATTGGACAAAGCTATACACagcttattgaaaaatttaaggcTAAAG GCTGTAAACTTTCAAGTTTGA